A DNA window from Mycobacterium sp. IDR2000157661 contains the following coding sequences:
- a CDS encoding phosphatase PAP2 family protein: MAPHKRWLTASAVSAVAVYAILWTGLALQWDWLSTLDSAALQMSYERGESRPDWVQAWDVFCTVLGPGALRLFTIVLIVVALVRRKARIAMFLLVSVVLAGLVTEAAKAAADRPRPATAFVSALGTAFPSGHALGVLVAVLALLTVGLPTVRPSLRGWLVALGAAVVVLIGVGRVVLNVHHPSDVLAGWALGYAYFVLCLLTVPPLTRLREADETPAAPGIAP, translated from the coding sequence ATGGCACCGCACAAGCGCTGGCTCACCGCCTCGGCGGTGTCCGCGGTGGCGGTCTACGCGATCCTGTGGACCGGTTTGGCCCTGCAATGGGACTGGCTGTCGACGCTGGATTCCGCGGCGCTGCAGATGTCCTACGAGCGCGGGGAGTCGCGCCCGGACTGGGTGCAGGCGTGGGATGTGTTCTGCACCGTCCTGGGACCCGGGGCCCTCCGGTTGTTCACCATCGTGTTGATCGTCGTCGCCCTGGTGCGGCGCAAGGCGCGCATCGCGATGTTCCTGCTGGTCAGCGTTGTCCTCGCCGGACTGGTCACGGAAGCGGCCAAGGCAGCGGCCGACCGCCCCCGACCCGCCACCGCCTTCGTGTCCGCGCTGGGCACCGCGTTTCCGTCCGGCCACGCCCTCGGCGTGCTGGTCGCCGTCCTGGCGCTGCTGACGGTCGGCCTGCCGACCGTCCGGCCGTCGCTGCGCGGTTGGCTCGTCGCCCTTGGCGCGGCGGTCGTCGTCCTGATCGGCGTCGGCCGCGTCGTGCTCAACGTGCACCACCCGTCCGACGTGCTGGCCGGATGGGCGCTCGGCTACGCGTATTTCGTGTTATGCCTGCTGACCGTGCCGCCGTTGACCCGCCTCAGGGAAGCGGACGAAACACCGGCAGCGCCCGGTATCGCACCTTGA